In Armatimonadota bacterium, a single genomic region encodes these proteins:
- the pilM gene encoding type IV pilus assembly protein PilM, translating to MLFEPVSANRDHTTSLGVDFGTRSTKVLMLNQVGARTDIGAAGSFIPPAGSIKNGMIEESKEFGRNFGKFLRDNQISCPGAVFDIPSNLAVLRWVTLPLMEESEIREAAKFKVRKHLPFPLESAYVEAATAKVHGDEISALVVATPRNIVDSRSEALLYAGLEPIRAELEAQAILRVVERRLNRRSALWRDASLTIIDLGSSNTHMYVVQNQQLQFIRGVKFGSSMFHSAVRDALNLSPEIADTVMHDPRTNLSSKGILSVPLGDDYGIVDITEQLEKLTREVMRLMRYFRSLHPERSYAGILDQAILCGGLVSLPGLADYLQKQLGLRIEFARPIAGMMTRFNRETFASVSNRQEAYTIVMGLALAGLSQSTQNRSQLDGGREFNWVRVG from the coding sequence ATGCTATTTGAGCCAGTTAGCGCTAATCGAGATCATACGACTTCACTTGGGGTCGACTTTGGAACCCGTTCGACCAAAGTCTTGATGCTGAACCAAGTTGGTGCGCGGACCGACATCGGTGCTGCTGGCTCGTTCATCCCTCCCGCCGGTTCGATCAAGAATGGAATGATTGAGGAGTCCAAAGAATTTGGTCGGAACTTTGGAAAGTTCTTGCGCGATAATCAGATTTCGTGCCCGGGCGCGGTTTTCGATATTCCGTCAAACTTGGCCGTACTTCGGTGGGTGACTCTACCATTGATGGAAGAATCCGAGATTCGAGAAGCGGCCAAGTTCAAAGTGCGAAAGCACCTCCCCTTCCCCCTCGAATCGGCATACGTCGAGGCAGCGACAGCAAAGGTGCATGGCGACGAAATCTCGGCACTTGTCGTCGCAACTCCGCGTAACATCGTCGACTCCCGTTCTGAGGCACTGCTTTATGCCGGTCTTGAACCAATTCGGGCGGAGCTTGAAGCTCAGGCGATACTCCGGGTTGTGGAACGACGGTTGAATCGAAGATCCGCACTTTGGCGCGACGCTTCGTTGACGATTATCGATTTAGGTTCAAGCAATACTCACATGTACGTTGTTCAAAACCAACAGCTCCAGTTCATCCGGGGAGTCAAGTTTGGTTCAAGCATGTTCCATTCGGCGGTTCGGGACGCGCTCAATCTCTCTCCCGAAATTGCCGACACGGTCATGCACGATCCGCGCACAAACCTCTCTTCAAAGGGAATTCTCAGCGTGCCGTTGGGAGACGACTACGGCATCGTCGACATTACCGAGCAGCTCGAGAAGCTGACCCGTGAAGTCATGCGCCTCATGCGCTATTTTAGATCTCTGCACCCCGAGCGGAGCTACGCCGGGATTTTGGATCAAGCAATTCTCTGCGGAGGGCTGGTGAGTTTGCCAGGTCTCGCCGACTATTTACAGAAGCAGCTCGGGCTGCGGATCGAGTTTGCACGTCCCATCGCGGGAATGATGACTCGATTCAACCGTGAGACTTTCGCGTCGGTATCGAACCGACAAGAGGCCTACACGATCGTCATGGGACTTGCCCTAGCGGGATTGAGTCAGAGCACACAGAACCGGAGCCAACTAGATGGTGGACGCGAATTTAACTGGGTTAGGGTCGGCTAA
- a CDS encoding HD domain-containing phosphohydrolase: MQISFAADQLWLKARWALMLIWAVVAWGSADEQWILGGCAFGAISGLAIQFMIRKPEAYRKYGQNLVSHSRFLDILLPIAATIYGPRDMANVWMISIPAIIFEALSTRNTRRVTLVTIVAIGITVYGTILNETWKSLLSSGFGLIFAGFGGITLARFQAKDRILRDRDRRLSTLMNTSSNVAASGDLRQLIQGTLKSAIQDVGATAGMVVLTSDEDPGLLITEAAFSQSGDFFFPMVVAMGDGISGYVAKEGQPITLTAKDGETVECDGIGLAIKSAVSVPLLNREFRGVGMAINEQIIGAMTIVNTEEAEALEAEELDLLQSLSSLLANAIHNARMEERNRATFLRTLESLATALEARDDYTRGHSQRVCDLSVMIGSKLGLLPDALEELRIGTILHDIGKIGVPDAILNKPGRLTDDEFHFMRSHPVIGYEICRPLMLSDGVLMIIRNHHEKLDGSGYPDGLKGGELPLSLRIVCVADAFDAMSSRRPYRGVMDMGHVMGELSKGAGIQFDSVVVEALKELLAAGELDDLYSAYWGPKFEANQASLEDRAA; this comes from the coding sequence TTGCAGATATCCTTTGCTGCCGATCAGCTTTGGCTTAAAGCCCGCTGGGCGCTCATGCTGATCTGGGCTGTGGTCGCCTGGGGCAGCGCAGACGAACAATGGATTCTCGGTGGATGCGCGTTTGGTGCGATTTCCGGACTTGCGATCCAGTTCATGATCCGAAAGCCTGAGGCCTATCGAAAGTACGGACAAAACCTAGTCTCGCACTCGAGATTTCTTGACATCCTGCTTCCGATCGCCGCTACGATTTACGGACCCAGGGACATGGCGAACGTCTGGATGATCAGCATTCCAGCGATCATTTTCGAAGCTTTGAGTACACGTAACACCAGGCGAGTAACGCTGGTGACCATCGTAGCCATAGGGATCACCGTTTATGGGACCATCCTCAACGAAACCTGGAAGTCTCTCCTCTCGTCGGGATTCGGATTGATCTTTGCAGGTTTCGGCGGAATCACTCTCGCACGATTCCAAGCCAAGGATCGCATTCTGCGAGATCGAGATCGACGACTCTCGACGTTGATGAACACGTCTTCGAACGTAGCTGCTTCCGGCGATCTTCGGCAACTCATTCAAGGAACATTGAAAAGCGCGATTCAAGATGTCGGTGCCACAGCGGGGATGGTCGTCCTTACCTCCGATGAGGATCCAGGGCTTCTCATCACTGAGGCCGCATTTTCGCAATCTGGTGACTTCTTCTTCCCGATGGTTGTTGCGATGGGAGACGGCATTTCTGGCTACGTGGCCAAAGAGGGCCAGCCGATCACTTTGACGGCAAAAGACGGTGAGACCGTCGAGTGCGACGGAATTGGTTTAGCCATCAAGAGCGCAGTCTCGGTGCCACTACTTAACCGCGAGTTTCGGGGTGTGGGAATGGCAATCAATGAGCAGATCATTGGCGCAATGACCATTGTGAACACTGAAGAGGCTGAAGCTCTCGAGGCTGAGGAGCTTGATCTTCTTCAATCCCTTTCTTCCCTTCTCGCGAACGCGATTCATAACGCTCGAATGGAAGAGCGTAACCGTGCGACCTTTCTTCGAACTCTTGAGTCGCTAGCGACCGCGCTTGAAGCCCGCGACGACTATACGAGAGGTCACTCTCAGCGCGTTTGTGATCTCTCGGTCATGATCGGCTCAAAGCTCGGTTTGCTGCCAGACGCGCTCGAAGAACTCCGAATCGGTACGATTCTCCATGACATCGGCAAGATCGGTGTCCCGGACGCCATCCTGAACAAGCCCGGCCGACTAACCGACGATGAGTTTCACTTCATGCGGTCTCACCCGGTTATTGGCTACGAAATCTGCCGCCCGCTCATGCTCAGCGATGGCGTTTTGATGATCATTCGAAACCACCACGAAAAGCTCGACGGATCAGGATATCCCGACGGTCTAAAGGGTGGCGAACTTCCGCTCTCACTCCGCATTGTCTGCGTTGCCGACGCCTTTGACGCGATGAGCAGTCGCCGCCCTTATCGAGGCGTCATGGACATGGGTCATGTTATGGGCGAGCTCTCGAAGGGTGCGGGAATCCAATTCGACTCCGTCGTCGTCGAAGCGCTGAAAGAGCTCCTCGCCGCTGGTGAGCTCGATGATCTCTACTCCGCTTATTGGGGTCCAAAGTTTGAGGCTAATCAGGCGAGCTTGGAGGATCGAGCAGCCTAA
- a CDS encoding ABC transporter ATP-binding protein: MILSAQGMSKRFGPRWLFRGLDIEISQGDCLIVTGKNGSGKSTLLKLLAGLERPTEGTLKNGFDNEQSNRTYCALDQAVFPVLTVTEHLELSSQLRSQLPTPHSQLLTQVGLSDHQNHQAQHLSSGLRSRLKIALAIQSQPKLLIWDEPGVALDEAGRELVAKVVKEQLQRGALVLATNDPDERRFGTHALEL; this comes from the coding sequence GTGATCCTCTCGGCACAAGGAATGAGCAAGCGGTTCGGTCCGCGATGGCTTTTCCGAGGCCTCGATATCGAGATTTCACAGGGGGATTGCCTCATCGTCACCGGCAAAAACGGCTCAGGGAAGTCCACTCTCCTTAAACTCCTTGCCGGTCTCGAGCGACCAACCGAAGGCACCCTGAAAAACGGTTTCGACAACGAGCAATCTAATCGCACGTACTGCGCCCTAGACCAAGCCGTCTTCCCCGTGTTAACGGTCACCGAGCACCTCGAGCTATCTTCCCAACTCCGCTCCCAATTGCCAACTCCCCACTCCCAACTTCTCACCCAAGTCGGCCTCTCGGACCACCAAAACCACCAGGCCCAGCACCTTTCCAGCGGCCTAAGAAGCCGCCTCAAAATCGCCCTCGCGATCCAATCCCAACCCAAACTCCTGATCTGGGACGAACCCGGTGTCGCCCTCGACGAAGCCGGTCGTGAGTTAGTAGCCAAAGTCGTCAAAGAGCAACTCCAACGCGGAGCCCTCGTCCTTGCCACCAACGACCCCGACGAAAGGAGGTTCGGCACCCATGCCCTCGAGCTATAA
- a CDS encoding heme exporter protein CcmB — translation MPSSYKPILAVFRKEWLTESRTLSGITTTGLICFVSVVILNAITFTTKLNPLVAAGMYWMVLTFSAAISLPRTFLQEEEQGTADFWRLFATPEAVFWGKALFNITQMLIATSLMSVMFLIMLPVKLANPLAFAVNGLAGAVAIASTATLAGAISAPASNRAALSTAISVPLLIFLINLGITGTATALGEGLKTGESGVIGMIAYAIATTTIGPVVYSKIWKS, via the coding sequence ATGCCCTCGAGCTATAAACCCATCCTCGCTGTCTTCAGAAAAGAGTGGCTCACCGAAAGCCGCACCCTCAGCGGAATCACCACCACCGGCCTTATCTGCTTCGTCAGCGTCGTTATCCTCAACGCGATCACTTTCACCACCAAGCTCAACCCCCTCGTCGCCGCCGGAATGTACTGGATGGTCCTCACCTTTAGCGCCGCCATCAGCCTCCCAAGAACCTTCCTTCAAGAAGAAGAGCAGGGCACGGCCGACTTTTGGCGCCTCTTCGCCACCCCCGAAGCCGTCTTCTGGGGCAAGGCCCTTTTCAACATCACCCAGATGCTGATCGCCACCAGCCTAATGAGCGTCATGTTCCTCATCATGCTCCCCGTCAAGCTCGCGAACCCGCTTGCGTTCGCAGTCAACGGCCTCGCCGGAGCTGTTGCGATCGCCAGCACCGCCACCCTAGCCGGAGCAATCTCCGCCCCCGCCAGTAACCGCGCCGCACTCAGCACTGCTATTTCTGTCCCTCTTCTGATTTTTCTCATCAACCTGGGCATCACCGGAACTGCCACCGCTCTCGGTGAGGGCCTTAAAACTGGGGAAAGTGGCGTGATCGGAATGATTGCGTACGCAATCGCCACAACCACCATCGGCCCTGTGGTTTACTCAAAGATATGGAAAAGCTGA
- the ccsA gene encoding cytochrome c biogenesis protein CcsA, whose amino-acid sequence MEKLTRPVLFIGMPLAIWHSYLVGDAAGFMNPEFARIFFWHFPFPIMATGLVSAGLWFSWKYLKTRDQAWDIRSQSAHEYAMLFILLTLASGVFFSKVQWGAWWQNDPRQVSFLLVSTVYIAYFVLRSAFPDPDKRAQNAAGYALAAFLPFLFLTFVFPRLPQVESFHPSETIMKGRLKGGYAMVTVELMILVWILTAWVYKLRARSLLIAHKLENNYGSLESPRRSDVNAPVVRRLPDAPSDGESS is encoded by the coding sequence ATGGAAAAGCTGACGCGGCCAGTGCTGTTCATTGGAATGCCGCTCGCCATCTGGCACAGCTACCTCGTCGGCGATGCCGCCGGGTTCATGAACCCCGAGTTCGCCCGTATCTTCTTCTGGCACTTCCCGTTCCCGATCATGGCGACCGGACTCGTCTCCGCCGGACTCTGGTTTAGCTGGAAGTACCTGAAAACCCGCGACCAAGCCTGGGACATCCGTAGCCAAAGCGCCCACGAGTACGCGATGCTTTTCATCCTGCTCACACTCGCCAGCGGAGTCTTCTTCAGCAAGGTCCAATGGGGAGCTTGGTGGCAAAACGACCCTCGTCAAGTCAGCTTCCTTCTGGTCAGCACGGTCTACATCGCCTACTTCGTCCTCCGAAGCGCCTTCCCCGACCCCGACAAACGTGCCCAAAACGCCGCTGGCTACGCCCTCGCCGCGTTCCTGCCTTTCCTTTTCCTCACCTTCGTCTTCCCTCGACTCCCCCAAGTCGAATCGTTTCATCCCAGCGAGACGATTATGAAAGGGCGCCTCAAAGGCGGCTACGCAATGGTCACCGTCGAACTGATGATCCTCGTCTGGATCCTCACCGCCTGGGTCTACAAGCTTCGCGCTCGCTCTCTGCTCATCGCACACAAACTGGAAAACAACTATGGATCTCTGGAAAGTCCTCGCCGCTCTGACGTCAATGCTCCTGTGGTTCGGCGTCTGCCTGATGCTCCTTCGGACGGAGAAAGCAGTTAA
- a CDS encoding class I SAM-dependent methyltransferase: MSSFTEIAEFYDDLMKPVPYRMWTSYYLLLLSMQGAKPKSVLDACCGTGTLTHMLTHEGLEVEGFDLSEPMIRQARLKAERRKLPLRFEVADARTVDMGRKYDAALCFFDSFNNITDPQDLLRAFKRIAAHLPPGGSFIFDLNLAYAFEQKMFNQQDMSKSSKVRYRWRGDYDPRTCIIKVNMQFWVGEQHFTETHTQRAYEIEEVVDLLDEASFRDIRVFESYTLNPPREKSDRVHFACIKK; encoded by the coding sequence ATGTCCAGCTTCACCGAGATCGCCGAATTCTACGACGATCTCATGAAGCCCGTGCCCTACCGCATGTGGACCAGCTACTACCTCCTCCTCCTCTCCATGCAGGGCGCAAAGCCCAAATCCGTCCTCGACGCCTGCTGCGGAACCGGAACCCTTACCCACATGCTCACCCACGAGGGCCTCGAAGTCGAAGGCTTCGACCTCAGCGAGCCCATGATCCGCCAAGCCCGCCTCAAAGCCGAACGCAGAAAACTCCCCCTCAGATTCGAAGTCGCCGACGCCCGAACCGTCGACATGGGCCGCAAGTACGATGCCGCACTCTGCTTCTTCGATAGCTTCAACAACATCACCGACCCCCAAGACCTGCTCAGAGCGTTTAAGAGAATCGCCGCCCACCTCCCCCCCGGCGGCTCATTCATCTTCGATCTCAACCTCGCCTACGCCTTCGAACAAAAGATGTTCAACCAGCAAGACATGAGCAAATCCAGCAAAGTCCGCTACCGCTGGCGGGGCGACTACGACCCCCGAACCTGCATCATCAAAGTGAACATGCAATTCTGGGTCGGCGAACAACACTTCACCGAAACCCACACCCAACGCGCCTACGAAATCGAAGAAGTTGTCGACCTATTAGACGAAGCCAGCTTCCGCGATATCCGAGTGTTCGAATCCTACACCCTCAACCCGCCGCGAGAGAAGTCAGACCGCGTTCATTTTGCGTGTATAAAGAAGTGA
- a CDS encoding type II toxin-antitoxin system RelE/ParE family toxin, with protein MLSTWADLDLSGIHTTTTADFGMTQADRYIQFLVSEMELIASMPGLGRRIAERPGRQSYIAKWPGAKAGHRIVYEVTEESIYVVRILHTAMQYFLYIEDQISMPRDP; from the coding sequence GTGCTCAGCACGTGGGCTGACCTCGACCTATCCGGGATCCACACGACCACCACAGCCGACTTCGGAATGACCCAAGCTGACCGATACATCCAGTTCCTGGTCTCCGAAATGGAACTTATCGCCTCGATGCCTGGACTGGGTAGGCGCATCGCAGAACGACCAGGACGCCAAAGTTACATTGCCAAATGGCCCGGAGCCAAAGCGGGTCACCGAATTGTGTATGAGGTAACGGAAGAAAGCATCTACGTCGTTCGAATCCTTCACACCGCAATGCAGTACTTCTTGTATATTGAAGACCAGATTTCGATGCCTCGGGATCCGTGA
- a CDS encoding glycoside hydrolase family 9 protein: MLAFSLLLLSQGSAPLTPQLVDACLIAPSIAMVHLNEGYVKHHSLGQKHTDDQVFTAPMNVGQATNASNFRVGSQTALRIGRKSKGTDFAWFTDRWVGDRFENDRPDHVKEHWLYVVLPSAVSTGSSTSISLPKGLCDKQIVKVDDSMRSEAIHVNLLGYVPDAPAKYGYLYHWAGDMGSVDYAPFSGKPFRLIDSQGKSVFEGKVAFRKKRSEPETAHVQESKPFGNYLNADVYDCDFSSFKTPGSYRLKVDGTGTSFPFKIKADALREAYVATTRSLYHNRSGIELKKPFTESVRPAPHNPLLTPGFKGKLVYTTSRMLDWKTSDSTPEDKAAMEAGIKGPLDAWGWYQDAGDWDSYPTHLRVATELLMAFQIAPENFRDGDLNIPESGNGIPDILDEAMWLPRFGYRLRSELLAKKYGTGGLSLRVCGDQFGADGEGTPSWKDVNRTWIVAGEDPMSTFRYAGAAAHVALVLKSQGLNDPEKVDWKKEAVESYRWALAHTLAKDEVVVKDYRTYAAAALFALTEDVAYETQLKKDWADIQEWTIYWGDQQYGLGLYALSAAKADPALMKRVRGAVLATANSHGLESASKRALRWGGDFNMPMLIGQQTTPLIPEVAVAMKLTEKSDPEKSRAYRSVLFTTADYFLGTNALNMVWMTGVGPRNVTQFFHLDFWCLGKFPPGFIPYGPWRKEKPYGNGPWDSHWANKTAYPDIDQWPGNEMWFSNRNSPMSSEFTVHQNTGPAAAFYGILAGSAK, from the coding sequence ATGCTTGCGTTCTCGCTGCTATTGCTGTCCCAAGGTAGCGCGCCTTTGACGCCTCAACTGGTGGATGCCTGCCTCATCGCTCCTTCTATAGCAATGGTTCATTTGAACGAAGGCTATGTGAAGCACCACTCGCTGGGACAAAAGCATACGGACGACCAAGTATTCACCGCACCGATGAACGTCGGTCAGGCAACGAACGCCAGTAACTTTCGCGTTGGAAGTCAGACCGCGCTACGCATCGGAAGAAAGTCCAAAGGGACCGACTTTGCTTGGTTTACAGATCGATGGGTGGGAGACCGGTTTGAGAACGACCGCCCTGATCACGTCAAAGAGCATTGGCTCTACGTAGTTCTACCGAGTGCTGTATCAACAGGGAGTAGCACCTCGATTTCCCTTCCGAAGGGACTATGTGATAAGCAAATTGTAAAAGTCGACGACTCAATGAGGAGTGAAGCGATACACGTGAACCTTCTTGGCTACGTTCCCGATGCGCCAGCCAAGTACGGTTACCTGTACCATTGGGCCGGGGACATGGGTTCGGTGGACTACGCACCGTTCTCAGGTAAGCCGTTTCGCCTGATCGACAGTCAAGGAAAGAGCGTTTTTGAAGGAAAAGTTGCATTCCGCAAGAAGCGGTCTGAGCCTGAGACGGCACACGTTCAGGAGTCGAAACCTTTTGGCAACTATCTGAACGCCGACGTTTATGACTGCGACTTTTCTTCGTTCAAAACGCCTGGTTCGTACCGACTCAAAGTAGATGGCACCGGGACCTCATTCCCGTTCAAGATCAAAGCAGATGCCTTGCGCGAAGCCTATGTCGCGACTACGAGATCGCTGTATCACAATCGCTCCGGGATCGAGCTCAAGAAGCCATTTACCGAATCAGTTCGGCCAGCTCCGCATAACCCTCTGCTTACTCCCGGATTCAAGGGAAAGCTGGTTTACACCACTTCTCGGATGTTGGACTGGAAGACTTCGGATTCGACACCTGAAGATAAGGCGGCGATGGAGGCGGGGATCAAGGGACCGCTGGATGCCTGGGGTTGGTATCAGGATGCGGGGGATTGGGATAGTTATCCGACGCACTTGCGGGTGGCGACTGAGTTGCTGATGGCTTTTCAGATCGCTCCAGAGAACTTTCGGGATGGGGATTTGAACATTCCGGAGAGCGGGAACGGGATTCCGGACATCCTGGATGAGGCAATGTGGCTGCCTCGGTTTGGGTATCGACTGCGATCGGAGCTTTTGGCGAAGAAGTACGGCACGGGCGGGCTTTCGTTGCGGGTGTGCGGTGACCAGTTCGGAGCCGACGGCGAAGGGACGCCGAGTTGGAAGGACGTGAACCGGACTTGGATTGTTGCCGGTGAGGACCCGATGTCGACGTTTCGCTATGCGGGTGCGGCGGCGCATGTTGCGCTGGTGTTGAAGTCACAGGGGCTGAACGATCCGGAGAAGGTTGACTGGAAGAAGGAAGCCGTGGAGTCTTACCGGTGGGCGCTGGCTCACACGCTGGCGAAGGATGAAGTGGTGGTGAAGGATTACCGGACCTATGCAGCGGCGGCGCTGTTCGCTCTGACGGAGGACGTGGCCTATGAGACTCAATTGAAGAAGGATTGGGCGGATATTCAGGAGTGGACGATCTATTGGGGCGATCAGCAGTACGGTCTGGGACTGTATGCGCTCTCGGCGGCAAAGGCGGACCCTGCGTTGATGAAACGGGTTCGGGGAGCGGTGCTTGCTACGGCGAATTCTCACGGGCTTGAGTCGGCTTCGAAGCGGGCACTTCGCTGGGGTGGCGATTTCAATATGCCGATGCTCATTGGCCAGCAAACAACGCCTTTGATCCCCGAAGTCGCAGTTGCGATGAAGCTGACCGAAAAAAGTGATCCTGAGAAATCTCGGGCATATCGATCCGTGCTGTTTACGACCGCGGATTACTTCCTTGGCACCAACGCTTTGAACATGGTTTGGATGACTGGGGTCGGCCCCCGCAACGTGACACAGTTCTTCCACCTCGACTTCTGGTGCCTCGGCAAGTTCCCACCCGGCTTCATCCCTTACGGACCCTGGCGAAAGGAGAAGCCTTACGGGAATGGGCCATGGGATTCGCACTGGGCAAACAAGACGGCTTATCCCGATATTGACCAGTGGCCGGGGAACGAGATGTGGTTCAGCAACCGCAATTCGCCGATGTCGAGCGAGTTTACGGTGCACCAGAACACAGGTCCTGCGGCGGCGTTCTACGGGATTCTGGCGGGGTCGGCGAAGTAA
- a CDS encoding CoA-binding protein, translating to MSIACSINLNTTLTAEQRERYQNGDQIQKLLASMRKVAIIGLSTESTKASNMVASYLLDEGFEVIPVHPKADFILGQKVYRSLAEVPFAVDVVNVFRPGHEMWDITDQAIANGAKAVWSQLRIINFDAGSRAIDAGLVAVQDKCIKMEHGRYGGMLHWAGMNTEIISAKRRSVNR from the coding sequence ATGAGTATCGCTTGTAGCATTAACTTGAACACGACCCTGACTGCGGAGCAGCGGGAGCGGTATCAGAATGGCGACCAGATTCAGAAGCTGTTGGCTTCGATGCGGAAGGTTGCGATTATTGGGCTTTCGACGGAGTCGACCAAGGCTTCGAATATGGTTGCTTCCTATCTTCTTGATGAAGGTTTTGAAGTGATTCCGGTTCATCCGAAGGCGGATTTCATTCTGGGGCAGAAGGTTTATCGGTCGTTGGCGGAGGTGCCGTTTGCGGTGGATGTCGTCAACGTTTTTCGGCCTGGGCATGAGATGTGGGACATCACCGACCAGGCGATTGCGAATGGCGCGAAGGCGGTTTGGTCGCAGTTGCGGATTATCAACTTCGACGCCGGGTCTCGGGCGATTGACGCGGGGCTAGTTGCGGTGCAGGATAAGTGCATTAAGATGGAGCACGGCCGGTACGGCGGAATGCTGCACTGGGCGGGGATGAACACGGAAATCATATCTGCAAAGCGCAGAAGTGTAAATCGATAA
- a CDS encoding O-acetylhomoserine aminocarboxypropyltransferase/cysteine synthase family protein, producing the protein MLHAGQVPDPFVGARAVPIHQTTSYVFKDTDEAAHLFELKQYGNIYSRISNPTTAVFEERVASLEGATGAVATASGMAAEFGVVMTLCSPGDHIVASNQLYGGTMTMFAHTLKKLCIDVTFVDPDRDSDWEEAVTPKTRMLFVETIGNPINSIPDLSALAALGDSKGIPLVVDSTFATPYLCRPIEHGATIVLHSATKFIGGHGTSIGGVVTDSGNFDFSGFPTIADASPSYHGMRFFDTFGHYAFLMKLRAETIRDTGACISPTNAFNLLQGLETLSLRMERHVSNALAVARFLEAHPKVGRVHYAGLPSHPHHDRVQKYLPKGAGAVFAFEISGTDARQAGKRFIESLQLFSHLANVGDAKSLVIHPASTTHQQMSDSELEAARITPGMIRLSVGLETTDDLIWDLEQALEKA; encoded by the coding sequence ATGCTCCACGCCGGGCAGGTGCCTGACCCATTCGTGGGGGCTAGGGCGGTACCGATTCACCAGACGACGAGTTATGTTTTCAAGGACACCGATGAAGCGGCTCACCTCTTTGAGTTGAAGCAGTACGGCAATATCTATTCGCGGATTAGTAACCCGACGACGGCGGTTTTTGAGGAGCGGGTTGCTTCTTTGGAAGGCGCGACTGGCGCAGTGGCGACCGCCAGCGGGATGGCCGCGGAGTTTGGGGTGGTGATGACCCTTTGCTCGCCGGGCGATCATATTGTTGCATCGAACCAGCTTTATGGCGGGACGATGACGATGTTTGCCCACACGCTCAAGAAGCTGTGCATCGACGTCACGTTTGTCGATCCGGATCGGGATTCGGACTGGGAAGAAGCGGTCACCCCAAAGACACGGATGTTGTTTGTCGAGACGATCGGTAACCCGATTAACTCGATTCCTGATCTTTCAGCTTTGGCTGCTTTGGGTGATTCCAAAGGGATTCCTTTGGTGGTTGACTCGACATTCGCGACGCCTTATCTTTGCCGTCCGATTGAGCACGGAGCAACGATTGTTCTGCACTCGGCGACGAAGTTTATTGGTGGTCACGGGACGTCGATTGGCGGCGTGGTGACAGACTCTGGAAACTTTGATTTCTCGGGTTTCCCTACCATCGCAGATGCTTCGCCGAGTTATCACGGGATGCGGTTCTTTGATACGTTTGGTCATTACGCTTTCTTAATGAAGCTGCGTGCGGAGACGATTCGGGACACCGGGGCATGTATCTCGCCGACGAACGCTTTTAACTTGTTGCAAGGACTCGAGACCTTGTCGCTTCGGATGGAGCGGCATGTCTCTAATGCTTTGGCGGTTGCCCGGTTCCTTGAGGCTCATCCAAAGGTGGGCCGGGTTCACTACGCCGGACTTCCCTCTCACCCGCATCATGATCGGGTTCAGAAATATCTGCCGAAGGGGGCGGGGGCGGTGTTTGCTTTTGAGATTTCGGGTACCGATGCGCGTCAGGCGGGCAAGAGGTTCATTGAGTCTTTGCAGTTGTTCTCGCACCTTGCGAACGTTGGCGATGCAAAGAGCCTCGTAATTCACCCAGCGAGCACGACGCACCAACAGATGTCGGACTCTGAACTTGAAGCGGCGCGGATCACGCCGGGGATGATTCGGTTGTCGGTAGGTCTGGAGACGACGGACGATTTGATTTGGGACCTGGAGCAGGCTTTGGAGAAGGCATGA
- a CDS encoding DUF4272 domain-containing protein: protein MSEWNRIVLSPALKKSDVSFALDEDLSEVSKDWNLQPTEEILKRIIGLWCAAGYAQTKFSPYFPEYVETNNIHDWLTGPERRFVFTEKPGKSDQIHFSWRTEHLYFLLWCVGVIPQIDLPIMQSRIGDVFDLFPQDMEPPDVLRQAMKVRPKEDIVAWAEVLYEVHGALRRGKLKKTKISIEIVQEWHHAVNWILDVCPGESWEFVTADT, encoded by the coding sequence GTGTCCGAGTGGAATCGAATCGTTCTTAGTCCAGCTCTTAAGAAGTCTGACGTTTCTTTTGCACTCGACGAGGACCTCTCCGAAGTGTCGAAGGACTGGAACCTCCAGCCAACCGAAGAGATTCTGAAGCGGATCATAGGCCTTTGGTGCGCAGCAGGCTACGCACAAACAAAGTTCAGTCCCTACTTTCCTGAATACGTTGAAACCAACAATATTCATGATTGGTTGACAGGTCCGGAGCGGAGGTTTGTGTTCACCGAGAAGCCAGGCAAATCAGACCAGATTCACTTTAGCTGGCGAACTGAGCACCTCTATTTCTTACTGTGGTGTGTTGGAGTTATCCCTCAAATAGATTTGCCAATAATGCAGTCCCGGATTGGCGACGTATTCGACTTGTTTCCGCAAGACATGGAGCCACCGGACGTGCTAAGACAAGCAATGAAAGTCCGACCAAAGGAAGACATCGTTGCGTGGGCAGAAGTCCTCTATGAGGTGCACGGAGCCCTCCGGCGCGGAAAGCTAAAGAAAACCAAGATTTCTATTGAAATCGTTCAAGAGTGGCACCACGCCGTCAACTGGATACTTGATGTTTGCCCCGGCGAATCTTGGGAGTTTGTGACGGCGGATACCTAG